In the Dictyoglomus sp. NZ13-RE01 genome, one interval contains:
- the lgt gene encoding prolipoprotein diacylglyceryl transferase — protein MYPKLLTIPQFYILKYKIGPITIYSWGTFVALGFLVGIILAMRWAKKENIDPDHVLNISVWSIISSIIGARITYVLKYWNSYKSNPITILHLWDGGLIFFGGFFVALVVVLLYLWKYKIDYWKFLDITAPALAIGSAIGRIGCFLNGCCYGYETPLLWGVKFPNLFGYRHPTELYYTALFLIVFFYLLYVKKHKTFDGEVATKFFIYYPLAYFTVEVFRDNPKFLWQFTGSQVVSLLIIAFGVYAYNRRLRNLPLLPWTSKTKTASSKKHK, from the coding sequence ATGTATCCCAAATTGCTTACTATTCCACAATTTTACATTCTTAAGTACAAGATTGGACCTATCACTATTTATTCCTGGGGAACTTTTGTGGCTTTAGGTTTTTTAGTAGGTATAATCCTTGCTATGAGGTGGGCAAAAAAGGAAAATATTGATCCAGATCACGTGCTAAATATTTCTGTTTGGAGCATTATTAGCTCTATTATCGGAGCAAGAATTACGTATGTGCTAAAATATTGGAATAGTTATAAGTCAAACCCAATTACTATTCTACATCTTTGGGATGGTGGACTAATCTTTTTTGGTGGATTTTTTGTCGCTTTAGTTGTTGTTTTACTGTATCTTTGGAAATATAAGATTGATTATTGGAAATTTTTAGATATTACAGCTCCTGCTTTAGCAATTGGTTCTGCAATAGGTAGAATTGGATGCTTCTTAAATGGGTGTTGCTATGGATATGAAACACCCCTTCTTTGGGGAGTAAAATTCCCTAATCTTTTTGGCTATAGACATCCTACTGAACTATACTATACTGCTCTATTCCTGATAGTATTCTTTTATCTCTTATACGTGAAGAAGCATAAAACTTTTGATGGGGAAGTCGCTACAAAATTCTTTATCTACTATCCGTTAGCTTACTTTACAGTGGAAGTATTTAGAGATAATCCAAAATTTCTTTGGCAGTTTACAGGGTCTCAAGTAGTATCCTTATTGATTATTGCTTTTGGGGTTTATGCTTATAATAGAAGATTAAGAAATTTACCACTTCTTCCTTGGACGTCAAAAACAAAGACTGCATCTTCAAAGAAGCATAAATAA
- a CDS encoding peptidase A8: MSKVSRLWGNCTTLLSMKRILLLVILFSLDRLVKEVMERVLIYHKPYHINSFISIRLTHNYGAALGFELPRWILIALSIIAIIAIILYIIKERVFSVSISFLLAGILGNLCDRILYGYVIDFISIGNFPIFNLADSYISIGFLMIVLSILKK, from the coding sequence ATGTCCAAAGTTTCCAGATTGTGGGGAAATTGCACTACTTTATTATCTATGAAAAGAATACTTCTCCTTGTAATATTGTTTTCATTAGATAGATTGGTTAAGGAGGTGATGGAGAGGGTATTAATATATCACAAACCATATCATATAAATAGTTTTATCTCTATTAGATTGACCCATAATTATGGTGCAGCTTTAGGTTTTGAGCTTCCAAGATGGATTTTAATAGCTTTAAGCATTATAGCTATAATTGCTATTATTTTATATATCATAAAGGAGAGGGTTTTTTCTGTTAGTATTTCCTTTTTATTGGCAGGAATTTTAGGGAATCTTTGTGATAGAATACTTTATGGATATGTGATTGATTTTATTTCTATTGGTAATTTCCCTATTTTTAACTTAGCAGATTCTTATATTTCGATTGGTTTTCTTATGATTGTTTTGAGTATCTTAAAAAAATAA
- a CDS encoding GNAT family N-acetyltransferase, with protein sequence MIRKAKIKDVPEIQKLINEFAEKGLLLPRSLSDLYENIRDFYVVDIDGIIVGCCALHVIWEDLGEVRSLIVREEFRGNRFGERLVKTCLKEAEFLGLRRVLSLTYIPEYFEKLGFERIDKKSLPYKVWTDCVKCPKFPDCGEIALLYYL encoded by the coding sequence ATGATTAGAAAAGCAAAAATTAAAGATGTTCCAGAGATTCAAAAATTGATAAATGAGTTTGCTGAGAAAGGGCTGCTGTTGCCACGTTCTCTAAGTGATTTGTATGAAAATATCAGAGATTTTTATGTTGTTGATATAGATGGTATAATTGTAGGATGTTGTGCTTTACATGTTATTTGGGAAGATTTAGGAGAAGTTAGATCATTGATTGTAAGAGAGGAATTTAGAGGAAATAGATTTGGAGAAAGACTTGTGAAAACGTGCTTAAAAGAGGCGGAATTTTTAGGTCTTAGAAGAGTTTTATCTCTTACCTATATTCCTGAGTATTTTGAAAAATTGGGATTTGAAAGGATAGATAAAAAAAGCCTACCTTATAAAGTTTGGACGGATTGTGTAAAATGTCCAAAGTTTCCAGATTGTGGGGAAATTGCACTACTTTATTATCTATGA
- a CDS encoding signal recognition particle-docking protein FtsY, whose translation MSFWKNLPKLQNFAKKVQELFRISKLDDDFYDELEAELIQGDMGIELTSEIMKLIREKRFSNPIEVRDFLKNYLLSLFSNLDNKLNLDPNIINVIVFLGVNGTGKTSTIGKLAYFLKSLGYSPVISAGDTFRAAAIDQVKIWGERANVDVVAQKEGADPASVVYTTLDFAKARGKNVVLVDTAGRMHTKSNLIEELKKIERIIEKNLGYKAKENLVVVDATLGQNVIRQVEIFHSAINLTGIILTKLDGSAKGGIIFNLVKKFSLPVKFVTVGEGLEDLKPFDPEEFINNFLLGE comes from the coding sequence TTGAGCTTTTGGAAAAATTTACCTAAATTACAGAATTTTGCGAAGAAGGTTCAGGAATTATTTAGAATTTCAAAGTTAGATGATGATTTTTATGATGAATTAGAAGCAGAACTAATTCAAGGTGATATGGGAATTGAATTAACCTCAGAGATTATGAAGCTTATTAGGGAGAAAAGATTTTCTAATCCAATTGAGGTGAGGGATTTTTTAAAAAATTATTTGTTAAGCCTCTTTTCAAATTTAGATAACAAACTTAACTTGGATCCAAACATAATTAATGTGATAGTATTTTTAGGAGTTAATGGTACTGGTAAGACAAGTACGATAGGTAAATTAGCCTACTTCCTAAAAAGTTTGGGCTATTCGCCTGTTATATCTGCAGGGGATACTTTTAGAGCTGCTGCAATTGATCAGGTGAAAATATGGGGTGAAAGGGCTAATGTAGATGTAGTTGCTCAAAAAGAGGGGGCTGATCCAGCCTCAGTTGTGTATACAACATTAGATTTTGCAAAAGCTCGTGGGAAAAATGTTGTTTTGGTAGATACTGCAGGTAGGATGCATACAAAGAGTAATCTAATAGAGGAATTAAAAAAGATTGAGAGAATAATAGAAAAGAATTTAGGTTATAAAGCAAAAGAAAATTTGGTAGTAGTTGATGCAACCTTAGGACAAAATGTCATTAGACAAGTAGAAATTTTTCATTCTGCTATTAATTTGACAGGAATAATACTTACAAAATTAGACGGCTCTGCAAAGGGAGGAATTATTTTTAACTTAGTTAAGAAGTTTTCATTGCCTGTTAAGTTTGTAACAGTAGGAGAAGGGTTAGAAGATTTAAAACCATTTGATCCTGAAGAATTTATTAATAATTTTCTTTTAGGAGAATAA